The segment CTTCAGCACGTCGACGGTCCACCGGTAGGCGGGCAGCACCAGCGCGCCGCCGACCGCCCCGATGAGCAGGCCGCCCCACCAGGTGACGTGCGGGACCGCGCCCGTGACCGCCACGAGCCCGGCCAGCAGGCCGTTGGCCATCCAGAGCGGATCGGGCTTGCCCTGCCAGAACGTCGAGACGGCCATCGCGGCGACCGCGCCGGCACCCATCCCGAGCGTCGTCACGAGGACGACGCGGCCGAGCGCCGCGCCCATGAACGTCAGGGAGCCGTCCTCACCGACTGCGAGAACGGTCGCCTGCGTGCCGACGTTGAAGCCGTACCAGCCGAACGCGAGGATGAGCGTCCCGAGCACCGCGAGCAGCATCGAGTGGCCCGGGATGGGCTGGCTGTCGCCGTTCTCGTCGAACCGGCCCGTGCGCGGGCCGACCATCTTCGCCGCCACGAGGCCGGCGAGACCGCCGACCATGTGGACGACGGTCGCGCCCGCGAAGTCGAGGTAGCCGACGCCGATGAGCTCGCCGAGGAAGCCGCCGGTACCCTCGGGCGTCGGCCCCGAGAGCAGGCCGCCGGCCCAGGTGAGCCCCTGCACGGTCGGGTAGATGAGCGCCGTCAGCACCACCACGAAGACGACGTACGCACGGAAGTCCATGCGCTCTGCGACCGCGCCGGAGACGATGGTCGCCGCCGTCATCGCGAAGACGGCCCCGAACACCCAGTTGATCCAGCCGGTCGCACCGGGCGCGCCGATGTAGGAGAACGCGGCCATCACGTCGAGGCTCGTCCCCGAGGTGAGCATCCCGACGATGCTCGCCAGGCCGGCCCCGACGACGAAGTACGTCAGGACGCCGAGCGCCCAGTCGGTCATGTTCTTCGTCAGCACGTTGCCGACGTTCTTCGCCCGCACCTGCCCGGCCTCCAGCAGCGCGAACCCCGGCTGCATGAAGAAGATGAGGAAGCAGACCACCAGCACCCACACGTAGTTGATGCTGTTCGCGATGGCCTGGGCCTCCGACTGCAGGGGCAGGAGCTCTAGCATCCCACCACCGCCGGGGGTGCGCAAATGTTGCCACTTTCTGTACGTTCGTCCACGTTTTCCACCAATACTGCCATACTCGTACTCATGTTCTACGGTCACAGGACATGGGAGAGAACAATATAATGGTTAGCGTTGACGTTCGTCCATAATTTCGTTGCCTAATGTGCATCCGTCCATCTTAATAGCAAATATAATCCATACAAGGTTGTTTATCGCGGGGTTTCGTGGGCGTTCGTGGGCCAGAACCGGACAGTCGTGGACGGCGAGAACTGTCACCGGAGCGACCGCTGACTGGTCGAGCGGCACTCAGGATGGACGCCGCGCTACGGCAGCGACCGCGCCACGTCCTCCGCGAAGTAGGTGAGGATCAGGTCCGCGCCGGCGCGCTTGATGGAGAGCAGCGACTCGTGGGCGACCGACTCCAGGTCGAGCCAGCCCTTCTCCGCCGCGGCGTGCAGCATCGCGTACTCGCCGGAGACGTTGTAGGCGGCGACGGGGTGGTCGAACTCCCGGCGCACGTCCGCGACGATGTCGAGGTACGGCAGCGCGGGCTTGACCATCAGCACGTCAGCGCCCTGCTCGACGTCGAGTGCGACCTCGCGCATCGCCTCGCGACGGTTCGCGGGGTCCATCTGGTAGTGCCGGCGGTCGCCGAACGACGGTGCCCCGTCGGCCGCGTCGCGGAACGGCCCGTAGAACGCCGACTCGTACTTCGCCGCGTAGCTCATGATGGGCACCTCGCTGTGGCCGTCGTCGTCGAGCGCCTCGCGGATGGCCTCGACCATCCCGTCCATCATGCCCGACGGCGCGACCATGTCCGCGCCAGCGCGGGCGTGCGAGACGGCGGTGCGCTCCAGCGCCGGCAGCGTCGCGTCGTTGTCGACCGTGAGCCCGTCGCCCTCGCGTGCCCCCTCCGTCAGCAGGCCGCAGTGGCCGTGCTCGGTGTACTCGCACATGCAGACGTCCGTGATGACGTAGGCGTCGGTCTCGCTCTTGATGCGCCGGGTCGCCTCCTGTACGACGCCGTCGACCGCCCAGGCGCGCGAGCCCTCGGCGTCCTTCTCCGTCGGGATGCCGAACAGCATCACCGCCTCGACGCCCGTCTCCAGTACCTCCTCGACGCGGGCCACCGCCTCGTCGACCGGCACCCGCTCGTGCCCCGGCATCGACTCGATGGGCACCCGCTCGTCGGTCGTCGCGTCGACGAACACCGGCGCGATGAGGTCAGACGGTGCGAGGCTCGTCTCGCTGACCAGCCCGCGCACCCCGTCGCCGCGCAGCCGCCGTGGTCGGTTCGTGAGGTCCATACCCGGGCCTCTGTCGGCGAGCGTGAAAACCGCACC is part of the Haloarchaeobius litoreus genome and harbors:
- a CDS encoding ammonium transporter; this translates as MLELLPLQSEAQAIANSINYVWVLVVCFLIFFMQPGFALLEAGQVRAKNVGNVLTKNMTDWALGVLTYFVVGAGLASIVGMLTSGTSLDVMAAFSYIGAPGATGWINWVFGAVFAMTAATIVSGAVAERMDFRAYVVFVVVLTALIYPTVQGLTWAGGLLSGPTPEGTGGFLGELIGVGYLDFAGATVVHMVGGLAGLVAAKMVGPRTGRFDENGDSQPIPGHSMLLAVLGTLILAFGWYGFNVGTQATVLAVGEDGSLTFMGAALGRVVLVTTLGMGAGAVAAMAVSTFWQGKPDPLWMANGLLAGLVAVTGAVPHVTWWGGLLIGAVGGALVLPAYRWTVDVLKIDDVCGVFAVHGAAGAVGTILIPVFAASGSGTAILGDSWAFLGVDQLVMQVVGVAVIGIWTVIATGVTGLVVDATIGLRVSPEEEEAGLDAGEHGISTYPEFVGDSGPESSRPTVSADGGTVQTDGGVDDATTAPVDGGESDD
- the hemB gene encoding porphobilinogen synthase, with the translated sequence MDLTNRPRRLRGDGVRGLVSETSLAPSDLIAPVFVDATTDERVPIESMPGHERVPVDEAVARVEEVLETGVEAVMLFGIPTEKDAEGSRAWAVDGVVQEATRRIKSETDAYVITDVCMCEYTEHGHCGLLTEGAREGDGLTVDNDATLPALERTAVSHARAGADMVAPSGMMDGMVEAIREALDDDGHSEVPIMSYAAKYESAFYGPFRDAADGAPSFGDRRHYQMDPANRREAMREVALDVEQGADVLMVKPALPYLDIVADVRREFDHPVAAYNVSGEYAMLHAAAEKGWLDLESVAHESLLSIKRAGADLILTYFAEDVARSLP